A genomic region of Nitrospirota bacterium contains the following coding sequences:
- a CDS encoding ABC transporter permease gives MNFRLSWSRWTGIIAKEFIQLRRDRLTFGMIIGIPIMQLILFGYAINSDPKHLPAAAVVADHSLYSRTVLQGLKNSGYFKIDHEVSGRAEAEELLADGEIQFVVTIPEDFGRMLVRGEKPTLLIEADASDPTAIGNAIASLEGVVRTALARDLQGTLRPLVSSVAPIDIRVHRRYNPEGITSYNIVPGLLGTILTMTMILMTGLAMTRERERGTFENLLATPALPIEVMTGKIVPYIMIGLIQVTLLLAAAVFIFNVPMHGSLLLLYFSVSLFIAANLTLGITFSSIARNQLQAMQMTFFFFLPSILLSGFMFPFRGMPEWAQWVGTVLPLTHFLRIVRGILLKGNGFVEVWPNIWPIILFTLAVIGLGLGVYRKTLD, from the coding sequence ATGAACTTCAGACTCTCCTGGTCACGCTGGACCGGCATCATTGCAAAGGAATTTATTCAGCTGCGGCGCGACCGTCTGACCTTCGGCATGATCATCGGCATCCCGATCATGCAGCTTATCCTCTTCGGGTACGCCATCAACTCTGACCCAAAGCACCTGCCTGCTGCAGCGGTCGTTGCCGACCATAGTCTGTACAGCAGGACAGTGCTCCAGGGACTGAAAAACAGCGGCTATTTCAAGATAGACCATGAGGTGTCCGGCAGGGCCGAGGCAGAAGAACTGCTGGCAGATGGAGAGATCCAGTTCGTGGTGACGATTCCGGAAGATTTCGGGAGGATGCTGGTGCGCGGCGAAAAGCCGACACTCCTTATCGAGGCTGATGCCTCAGACCCGACTGCGATCGGCAATGCGATTGCCTCACTTGAGGGAGTGGTCCGTACTGCGCTTGCGCGTGATCTTCAGGGGACATTGCGGCCGCTCGTTTCATCTGTTGCCCCGATCGACATAAGAGTGCACCGGCGATATAATCCTGAGGGCATCACCTCGTACAACATTGTGCCGGGCCTGCTCGGCACGATCCTCACCATGACCATGATCCTGATGACCGGCCTGGCAATGACGCGGGAGCGCGAGCGCGGGACATTCGAAAATCTGCTTGCAACTCCTGCGCTGCCGATCGAGGTGATGACCGGGAAGATCGTCCCGTATATCATGATCGGGCTGATCCAGGTGACCCTGCTCCTTGCCGCCGCAGTCTTCATATTCAACGTCCCGATGCACGGCAGTCTCCTGCTTCTCTATTTTTCTGTCTCGCTCTTTATCGCAGCCAACCTGACGCTTGGCATAACCTTTTCATCGATCGCACGCAACCAGCTCCAGGCAATGCAGATGACCTTCTTCTTTTTTCTGCCTTCGATCCTGCTTTCGGGCTTCATGTTCCCGTTCCGCGGCATGCCTGAGTGGGCCCAGTGGGTCGGGACAGTCCTGCCGCTTACCCACTTCCTCAGGATCGTGCGCGGGATACTGCTGAAGGGAAATGGCTTTGTTGAGGTCTGGCCGAATATCTGGCCGATCATTCTCTTTACGCTGGCTGTGATCGGGCTTGGCCTTGGGGTCTACCGCAAAACCCTGGACTGA
- a CDS encoding ABC transporter ATP-binding protein has translation MRSTASPELVINVTGLNKYFGKKHVVRDLSLQVRRGEIFGFLGPNGSGKTTSIRLLCGLLTPDSGTGTCLGFDIVRETASIKREVGYMTQRFSLWEDLTIRENMEFIARMYGMQQRSKAVAGAIDKLGLTSRQNQLAGTLSGGWKQRLSLAACMLHHPKLLLLDEPTAGVDPKARRDFWNEINELAGSGITVLVSTHYMDEAERCHRLAYLAYGNLLASGTAQEVVDSQALAGYEVIGPDLVKYAALLRGLPGVEQITAFGSTLHVTGHDRDALTATAARMQKEDTHHWSPIRAGLEDVFISLMETAVEDDT, from the coding sequence GTGAGAAGCACAGCTTCCCCTGAACTGGTTATCAATGTCACGGGCCTGAACAAATACTTCGGGAAAAAGCATGTGGTGCGGGACCTTTCACTGCAGGTGCGGCGCGGCGAGATATTCGGTTTCCTCGGCCCAAACGGCAGCGGCAAAACGACCTCGATCCGGCTTTTATGCGGCCTGCTGACGCCGGACTCGGGTACCGGCACCTGCCTCGGCTTTGATATTGTCCGCGAGACCGCATCTATTAAACGCGAGGTCGGGTACATGACCCAGCGGTTCTCTCTCTGGGAGGACCTCACGATCCGGGAGAACATGGAGTTCATTGCCAGGATGTATGGTATGCAGCAACGCAGTAAGGCGGTGGCAGGGGCGATAGACAAACTCGGTCTGACCTCACGCCAAAACCAGCTTGCCGGCACCCTGTCCGGAGGATGGAAACAGAGGCTTTCCCTTGCAGCCTGCATGCTGCATCACCCGAAGCTCCTGCTGCTGGATGAACCGACTGCCGGGGTTGACCCAAAGGCACGGCGCGACTTCTGGAACGAGATCAATGAGCTTGCAGGCAGCGGCATTACCGTACTCGTCTCAACACACTATATGGACGAGGCTGAGCGCTGCCACCGTCTGGCATATCTTGCGTACGGGAACCTGCTGGCCTCGGGAACAGCGCAAGAGGTGGTCGATTCCCAGGCCCTTGCCGGGTATGAGGTGATCGGGCCTGACCTGGTCAAATACGCAGCACTACTGCGCGGCCTGCCGGGTGTTGAGCAGATTACAGCGTTTGGAAGCACCCTGCATGTGACCGGACACGATAGAGATGCGCTGACCGCGACCGCAGCACGCATGCAGAAAGAAGATACGCATCACTGGTCACCGATCCGGGCCGGGCTGGAGGATGTCTTTATCAGCCTCATGGAAACAGCGGTAGAGGACGACACCTGA
- a CDS encoding HlyD family efflux transporter periplasmic adaptor subunit, with the protein MPGSAGLISRSVLALLSAIVLIAASGCNKKEETVYQGYAEGEFVLVAAQSAGRLEKRWVQRGQEVAANAPLFALEQENEKSAAREAEARMHIAEANLANITTGRRQSEIEALTASIAQAEAARRLSLEQLERYEKLFASGYVSREQLDEIRASYATNTARVAETKAQLRTAQLSLGRDKEIDAARTGVDAARAVLAQSSWRLEQRAVHAPAPALVHDTFYSEGEWVQAGSPVVSLLPPGNIKLRFFVPEPVLGLVKTGQMVSASCDGCGKPIAAKVSYISRQPEYTPPLIYSREQNPKLVFLIEAWPDAADAVRLHPGQPMEIKLK; encoded by the coding sequence ATGCCGGGCAGTGCTGGGCTCATATCACGCAGTGTCCTTGCCCTGCTTTCTGCCATCGTGCTTATTGCAGCCTCCGGCTGCAATAAAAAAGAAGAGACAGTGTACCAGGGATATGCTGAAGGCGAATTCGTGCTGGTCGCAGCGCAGTCTGCCGGCCGCCTCGAAAAGCGATGGGTACAGCGCGGCCAGGAAGTCGCAGCCAATGCACCGCTCTTTGCGCTTGAGCAGGAAAATGAAAAGTCTGCTGCGCGTGAGGCAGAAGCACGCATGCATATTGCAGAGGCAAATCTGGCCAATATCACGACCGGCCGGCGGCAGTCGGAGATCGAGGCACTCACCGCCTCAATTGCCCAGGCAGAGGCAGCGCGCAGGCTCTCCCTTGAGCAGCTTGAGCGATACGAGAAGCTTTTCGCCTCAGGGTACGTTTCGCGGGAACAGCTCGATGAAATACGCGCAAGCTATGCCACGAACACGGCGCGCGTGGCAGAGACAAAGGCACAGCTGCGCACTGCGCAGCTGTCATTGGGCCGCGACAAGGAGATCGATGCTGCACGCACCGGGGTCGATGCTGCACGCGCAGTACTTGCCCAGAGCAGCTGGCGACTGGAGCAGCGTGCAGTCCATGCGCCTGCGCCTGCCCTTGTGCATGATACGTTTTATTCCGAAGGCGAGTGGGTCCAGGCAGGAAGCCCTGTGGTCAGTCTCCTGCCTCCCGGGAATATCAAGCTGAGGTTCTTTGTACCAGAGCCTGTTCTGGGCTTGGTTAAGACCGGCCAGATGGTCTCTGCATCCTGCGACGGCTGCGGCAAGCCCATTGCCGCAAAGGTCAGTTATATTTCGCGTCAGCCTGAATATACTCCGCCTCTCATCTATAGCCGCGAGCAGAACCCGAAGCTCGTCTTTCTAATCGAGGCATGGCCTGATGCAGCAGATGCAGTGCGACTCCATCCGGGCCAGCCCATGGAAATAAAACTGAAGTGA
- a CDS encoding alpha/beta hydrolase has translation MKRSIVMAMLLVSIFTVGAANAADSQLEAQMNNENAIVLMGHSWKNVPTQTISAGGVDFAYRELGKSNGGTPVVFLVHLAAVLDNWDPRIVDGIATKHHVITFDNRGIGASSGSPSNSMEQMTDDAITFIKAMGFKQVDLLGFSLGGMIAQEIALKEPQLVRKMILAGTGPAGGEGISSVAGVTFYDMLRSFFTGQDAKQFLFFTRTPGGIEAGKAFLARLKERSENRDKEISVSAFIAQLSALRAWGHKKAADLSVVKQPVLVVNGDQDRMVPTSNSRDLARRLPNSQLIIYPDAGHGAVFQFHDDFVLKALEFLKRSEAGRGEKA, from the coding sequence ATGAAAAGGTCAATTGTAATGGCAATGTTGTTGGTATCAATATTCACTGTAGGAGCCGCAAATGCGGCAGATAGTCAGTTGGAGGCTCAAATGAATAATGAAAATGCTATCGTCCTCATGGGACACTCCTGGAAGAACGTGCCGACGCAAACCATCTCAGCGGGCGGCGTGGACTTCGCGTACCGCGAACTTGGAAAGAGCAATGGCGGCACACCAGTGGTGTTCCTCGTTCATCTGGCCGCGGTGTTGGACAACTGGGACCCACGAATCGTGGACGGTATTGCCACGAAGCATCATGTGATCACTTTTGACAACCGGGGCATCGGTGCGTCCAGCGGCTCGCCGTCGAATTCGATGGAGCAAATGACCGACGATGCCATTACCTTCATCAAAGCGATGGGGTTCAAGCAGGTTGACCTCCTGGGTTTTTCGTTGGGCGGTATGATTGCGCAAGAAATTGCGCTGAAGGAGCCGCAACTCGTCCGCAAGATGATTCTCGCGGGAACAGGCCCAGCGGGTGGCGAAGGCATCAGTTCCGTAGCGGGGGTGACCTTCTACGACATGCTGCGGAGTTTCTTTACGGGCCAGGATGCAAAGCAATTTCTGTTCTTCACGCGCACACCTGGCGGTATCGAGGCTGGCAAAGCGTTTCTGGCGCGGCTAAAGGAACGCTCGGAGAACCGCGACAAAGAAATATCTGTGAGCGCGTTTATAGCGCAATTGTCGGCTCTGCGCGCCTGGGGTCATAAGAAGGCTGCGGACCTTTCAGTGGTCAAACAGCCAGTTCTCGTTGTCAACGGGGATCAGGATCGGATGGTCCCTACGTCGAACTCACGCGACTTGGCGCGGCGGCTTCCGAACAGCCAGCTCATCATCTATCCCGACGCAGGTCATGGTGCCGTGTTTCAGTTTCACGACGACTTCGTTCTGAAGGCGCTTGAATTTCTTAAGCGATCAGAGGCGGGACGCGGTGAAAAAGCTTAA
- a CDS encoding 4Fe-4S binding protein, with protein MSLFTIDEKKCKRDGICVAECPIQIIEMKDDKSIPAPTAYLRKDDQAKNMKS; from the coding sequence ATGAGTCTTTTTACTATCGACGAAAAGAAGTGCAAACGCGACGGAATCTGTGTGGCCGAATGTCCGATCCAGATCATTGAAATGAAGGACGACAAATCCATACCAGCACCGACAGCATATTTGAGAAAGGATGACCAGGCGAAAAATATGAAAAGCTGA
- a CDS encoding flavodoxin family protein yields the protein MAKKIMVLISSPRKNGNTSTVATWFAEGAKEAGADVEMIDVTKLKSKFGGCIACMGCQKSDKFECQVDDEVKPVLARKPKADALVFATPTYFFGPSAQTKSIMDRMYSHIKFNSTQGGYEQSLAHVKLGVIATAGGDIQPGLKLIDDTFRTVAGLLGIPFDSLLVPFAPRESGEMKKQNNVREKALAFGRKFAL from the coding sequence ATGGCAAAGAAGATCATGGTTTTGATCAGCAGTCCGCGCAAGAACGGCAATACCAGCACCGTGGCAACATGGTTCGCCGAGGGAGCAAAAGAGGCGGGCGCAGACGTCGAGATGATTGACGTGACAAAGCTGAAAAGCAAGTTCGGAGGTTGCATCGCCTGCATGGGATGCCAGAAGTCGGATAAATTCGAGTGCCAGGTGGACGACGAGGTGAAGCCGGTGCTTGCGCGGAAGCCGAAAGCTGATGCGCTCGTGTTCGCAACACCGACCTATTTCTTCGGACCAAGCGCGCAGACCAAGTCGATCATGGACCGCATGTATTCCCACATCAAGTTCAATTCCACCCAGGGCGGCTATGAGCAAAGTCTCGCCCATGTCAAGCTGGGCGTTATCGCGACTGCGGGCGGCGATATTCAGCCAGGACTCAAGCTGATCGATGACACCTTCAGAACAGTAGCTGGTTTATTAGGCATCCCTTTTGACTCGCTTCTCGTTCCCTTTGCTCCGAGAGAATCCGGAGAGATGAAAAAACAGAACAATGTCAGGGAAAAGGCGCTTGCCTTCGGCAGAAAATTCGCTCTATAA
- a CDS encoding NADP-dependent oxidoreductase, giving the protein MKAFGIKRYGKKVALQVAEMPDPEMRSDDVLIQVHAAGVNLLDSKIRDGEFKLILPYKPPLTLGHDVAGIVIKAGARVWQFKVGDEVYARPADHRVGTFAEFISVSEKDVALKPKNLSMEEAASIPLVGLTAWQALVEKAHLQKGQKVFIQAGSGGVGTFAIQLAKHLGATVATTTSAVNIDLVKSLGADLVIDYKKENFETILHDYDVVLNSQDNKTLEKSLRVLKPGGKLISISGPPVPEFADEIKAPWFVKQVVRLLSAGIRRKAKRHGVNYSFLFMKASGSQLRQITALIESGAIRPVIDKVFPFASTDDALAYVKSGRAKGKVVIKVL; this is encoded by the coding sequence ATGAAGGCGTTTGGCATCAAGCGTTACGGAAAAAAGGTTGCTTTGCAGGTCGCCGAAATGCCGGATCCGGAAATGCGAAGTGATGACGTATTGATTCAGGTTCACGCTGCTGGTGTTAACCTTTTGGATTCCAAAATCAGGGACGGCGAATTCAAACTGATTTTGCCCTACAAACCGCCATTAACTTTAGGCCACGATGTCGCAGGAATTGTGATTAAAGCCGGCGCGCGTGTTTGGCAATTCAAGGTGGGAGACGAGGTTTATGCGCGGCCGGCAGACCATAGGGTTGGAACGTTTGCCGAATTTATTTCAGTAAGCGAAAAAGACGTAGCGCTAAAACCCAAAAATCTTTCGATGGAAGAAGCCGCATCCATACCATTGGTTGGTCTGACTGCCTGGCAAGCTTTAGTCGAAAAAGCGCACCTGCAGAAAGGGCAAAAAGTTTTCATTCAGGCGGGTTCCGGTGGCGTCGGCACATTTGCTATTCAGCTGGCGAAGCACCTGGGGGCAACCGTAGCCACAACAACAAGTGCGGTAAATATTGACTTGGTGAAGAGTCTCGGTGCTGATTTAGTGATCGACTACAAGAAAGAGAATTTTGAAACCATCCTGCATGACTACGACGTAGTTCTGAATAGCCAGGACAACAAGACACTCGAAAAGTCACTACGCGTACTAAAACCCGGCGGAAAACTCATCTCCATTTCCGGACCCCCCGTTCCCGAGTTTGCGGATGAAATCAAGGCACCTTGGTTCGTGAAGCAAGTTGTGCGGCTTTTGAGTGCGGGCATCAGAAGAAAAGCCAAGCGCCATGGTGTCAATTATTCATTTCTCTTCATGAAAGCGAGTGGAAGCCAGTTGCGTCAGATTACAGCGCTTATCGAGTCTGGCGCCATACGGCCGGTTATCGATAAAGTCTTTCCATTCGCATCCACCGATGATGCATTGGCCTACGTCAAAAGCGGACGTGCCAAAGGAAAGGTTGTGATCAAGGTACTATGA
- a CDS encoding NADH:flavin oxidoreductase: MTNAVFEQAQITDVKLRNRIIRSATYEGMADENGFPTEKLKNLYIRLAKGGVGAIITGYASVQADGKSNAAGKMMIDDDRSIPAYREITDAVHEYDTPIIMQISHCGRQTRSKSTGLPVVAPSALRDVFFNEDMPRELSESGIQEIINNFVSAIIRAKKAGFDGVELHLAHGYLLSEFLSSHSNRRKDGWGGSIENKYRIVGEIFKKAKERVGDYPILAKINAHDGQKNGMRIEEAVKIARMLESSGCAAIEVSCGTIEDGFYTLRGEKLPADAAMEYMFKYKNIPGFLKKIAKPVLKTLLKQPKPLLKYNLDAASEIRKSVNIPVIVVGGINNMVDINDIIKNKNLDFVSMCRPFIVEPDIVNKFSKGTQSQSKCIMCNYCIVISEEKPLKCYYGKLPQAKQVNSDESGTRRK, encoded by the coding sequence ATGACAAATGCCGTATTTGAGCAAGCACAGATAACAGACGTGAAATTAAGAAACCGGATTATTCGTTCAGCAACGTACGAAGGAATGGCTGACGAAAACGGCTTTCCGACTGAAAAGCTGAAGAATCTGTATATCCGTTTAGCGAAAGGAGGTGTCGGAGCAATAATTACCGGCTATGCATCCGTTCAGGCAGATGGAAAAAGCAACGCGGCTGGCAAGATGATGATCGACGACGATAGAAGCATTCCGGCATATAGAGAAATAACTGACGCCGTTCATGAATACGACACGCCGATAATAATGCAGATATCTCATTGCGGCAGGCAAACACGCTCTAAGTCAACGGGCTTGCCGGTTGTTGCGCCATCAGCCTTGCGCGACGTGTTTTTTAACGAAGACATGCCGAGAGAACTATCTGAATCCGGGATACAGGAAATCATCAACAATTTTGTTTCCGCTATTATCAGAGCGAAAAAAGCAGGCTTCGATGGAGTAGAGCTTCATCTGGCCCATGGCTATTTGCTGTCCGAATTTTTATCCTCTCACTCAAACCGCAGAAAGGATGGCTGGGGCGGCTCAATTGAAAATAAATACCGAATTGTCGGCGAGATTTTTAAGAAAGCCAAAGAGCGCGTTGGTGATTATCCGATTCTTGCAAAAATCAATGCTCACGACGGACAAAAAAACGGAATGAGGATCGAAGAAGCGGTTAAGATCGCCCGTATGCTGGAAAGCTCCGGTTGTGCGGCGATTGAAGTTTCCTGCGGGACTATTGAAGATGGTTTCTACACCTTGCGCGGAGAAAAGCTGCCTGCCGACGCAGCAATGGAATATATGTTCAAGTACAAAAATATTCCCGGATTTTTAAAGAAAATCGCAAAGCCGGTCCTCAAGACGCTCTTGAAACAACCAAAGCCTCTTCTGAAATACAATCTCGATGCAGCATCTGAAATAAGAAAGTCGGTAAATATCCCGGTGATCGTTGTCGGCGGAATAAATAACATGGTTGACATCAACGATATCATCAAGAATAAGAACCTGGATTTTGTTTCAATGTGCCGGCCATTTATCGTCGAACCGGACATCGTGAACAAATTCAGCAAAGGAACTCAGTCCCAATCAAAATGCATCATGTGTAACTACTGCATCGTGATAAGCGAGGAAAAACCATTGAAGTGTTATTACGGGAAATTACCGCAAGCAAAGCAGGTTAATTCAGACGAAAGCGGAACAAGGAGAAAATAA
- a CDS encoding flavin reductase family protein: MKKSLGAKTLAIPTPVWVVGSYDSQGKPNMMTIAWGGICCSQPPCVTISLRKATYTYGCIEERKAYTINIPSASMVKEVDYVGMTSGRNADKFAVTKLTPVRSDLVDAPYIKEFPLVIECKVIHTLEIGLHTQFIGEIMDIKAEESVLDENGIADILNVKPLVFDTGQVAYYGIGERIGKAFSIGKN, encoded by the coding sequence ATGAAAAAGTCGCTGGGTGCTAAAACACTCGCGATACCAACACCAGTTTGGGTTGTCGGAAGTTATGACTCGCAGGGGAAGCCGAATATGATGACTATTGCGTGGGGCGGGATATGCTGCTCACAACCTCCCTGCGTCACTATTTCCTTGCGCAAGGCTACCTACACGTACGGCTGCATAGAAGAACGTAAAGCATATACCATTAACATTCCTTCTGCTTCGATGGTAAAAGAGGTAGATTATGTCGGCATGACTTCAGGAAGAAATGCCGACAAATTTGCCGTAACGAAACTAACCCCCGTTAGAAGCGATCTCGTAGATGCTCCGTACATCAAAGAATTCCCTCTGGTGATCGAGTGCAAGGTAATCCACACGCTGGAGATCGGGCTTCACACTCAATTCATCGGCGAGATCATGGACATCAAGGCTGAAGAGTCGGTGCTCGACGAAAATGGAATAGCGGATATCCTGAATGTTAAGCCGCTCGTTTTTGATACAGGCCAAGTTGCTTACTACGGTATTGGCGAGCGAATTGGCAAGGCATTTTCGATCGGGAAAAATTAA
- a CDS encoding helix-turn-helix transcriptional regulator, which yields MNSKKSSANICPIARTLAFLGDAWTILILRDAHSGVTRFDQFRKSLGIAPTMLTKRLEMLTEEKLLEKRRYSERPPRDEYVLTEAGRDFLPVLFMIGAWGRKHRGGGKLVRFLDGETGTDIKPVVIDAVTGAEIGTRPIRMLEPE from the coding sequence ATGAACTCAAAAAAATCTTCTGCCAATATCTGTCCGATAGCGCGGACCCTCGCTTTTCTAGGCGATGCCTGGACGATACTGATCCTGCGGGATGCGCATTCCGGGGTTACACGCTTCGATCAGTTTCGGAAAAGTCTGGGCATTGCACCGACCATGCTGACCAAGCGGCTAGAGATGCTGACGGAGGAGAAATTGCTCGAAAAGCGGCGATACTCGGAACGCCCGCCACGTGACGAGTATGTCTTGACCGAGGCTGGTCGCGACTTCTTGCCCGTACTTTTCATGATTGGCGCATGGGGTCGAAAGCATCGGGGGGGGGGCAAGCTGGTGCGATTCTTGGATGGTGAGACCGGGACCGACATCAAGCCCGTCGTGATCGATGCCGTGACAGGCGCGGAGATTGGGACGCGTCCTATCCGTATGTTGGAACCAGAATGA
- a CDS encoding helix-turn-helix transcriptional regulator — translation MSTARATSGRCNRLTVGFITVSQTRREEQQTLKLAAKLREKNGLAQQQMAKFVGTSQQAVSRIIGRGCMLLAGVGCLSSVLLRWLYRPMLPCFLSARVS, via the coding sequence ATGAGCACGGCGCGGGCGACTTCAGGTCGCTGCAACCGGCTTACCGTAGGATTTATTACCGTTTCGCAAACTCGTCGGGAAGAACAGCAGACACTCAAGTTGGCTGCGAAGCTCCGCGAGAAAAATGGTTTAGCGCAGCAGCAAATGGCAAAGTTTGTGGGTACCAGTCAGCAGGCGGTCTCGCGGATCATCGGTCGAGGTTGCATGTTATTGGCGGGGGTGGGCTGCTTATCGTCGGTCTTACTGCGCTGGCTGTACCGCCCTATGTTGCCTTGTTTCTTATCGGCGCGAGTGTCTTGA
- a CDS encoding YifB family Mg chelatase-like AAA ATPase, translated as MLSKVLSASIIGIEAFPVEVEVDISSRGLPHFSMVGLPDAAVKESRDRVRAALKNIGFNFPLKQITVNLAPADLKKEGSSFDLPIAIGIITSEGLIEPEVVSGYVFTGELSLDGRIKPVRGSLSMALKVRDLGLKGLIVPEENAPEAAVVSGVQVIGVQSLPDLIAFLRNEKSLLPYTADITTNMQEFSCYEEDFSEVKGQEHAKRALEVAAAGGHNVLLIGPPGSGKTMLAKRLPTILPQMTFDEALETTRIHSVAGLLRDGQPLLATRPYRAPHHTISDVALIGGGQVPKPGEVSLAHHGVLFLDETPEFKRNALEVLRQPIENGEVTVSRSMASITYPAAFMLVSAMNPCPCGYLSDPKHACTCAPGQIQRYRRKMSGPLLDRIDIHVEVPAVPYKELSTDYVGETSEKIRDRVVQTRNLQLDRFKSDKIYSNGQMKTRHIKKYCKLGTDAVNLLETAMQKLGLSARAYSRILKLSRTIADLEASEDIKSQHISEAIQYRTLDRGQY; from the coding sequence ATGCTCTCAAAGGTCCTTTCCGCAAGCATCATCGGCATTGAGGCTTTTCCGGTTGAGGTAGAGGTCGATATCTCTTCCCGGGGCCTGCCCCATTTCTCGATGGTCGGCCTGCCGGATGCCGCAGTAAAGGAAAGCCGTGACCGGGTGAGGGCTGCCCTCAAGAATATCGGCTTCAATTTCCCGCTCAAGCAGATCACCGTTAACCTTGCACCTGCAGACCTGAAAAAGGAAGGTTCTTCCTTTGATCTTCCGATCGCCATCGGCATCATAACCTCTGAAGGACTAATCGAACCTGAGGTGGTCAGCGGATATGTCTTTACCGGTGAACTCTCTCTTGACGGCAGGATCAAACCGGTAAGGGGCTCTCTTTCGATGGCACTGAAAGTCCGGGACCTTGGTCTGAAAGGGCTTATCGTTCCTGAGGAAAATGCACCTGAGGCAGCGGTAGTATCGGGGGTTCAGGTTATCGGGGTCCAGAGCCTTCCTGACCTGATTGCCTTCCTGCGAAATGAAAAGAGCCTTCTGCCCTATACCGCTGACATTACCACCAATATGCAGGAGTTCTCCTGTTATGAGGAGGATTTTTCAGAGGTGAAGGGGCAGGAGCACGCAAAGCGCGCCCTTGAGGTTGCGGCAGCAGGCGGCCATAATGTTCTTCTTATCGGACCGCCCGGCTCAGGCAAGACCATGCTCGCCAAAAGACTTCCGACGATTCTTCCGCAGATGACCTTTGACGAGGCACTCGAAACAACCCGCATACACAGCGTTGCAGGCCTGCTCAGGGACGGCCAGCCGCTTCTGGCAACGCGGCCATATCGGGCGCCTCACCATACCATATCCGATGTTGCGCTGATCGGCGGCGGCCAGGTTCCAAAGCCGGGCGAAGTCAGCCTTGCACATCACGGCGTGCTGTTCCTCGATGAAACGCCGGAATTCAAGAGAAACGCACTTGAGGTTTTAAGGCAGCCGATCGAAAACGGCGAGGTTACCGTATCCCGCTCCATGGCATCCATTACCTATCCGGCAGCATTCATGCTGGTAAGCGCCATGAATCCATGTCCCTGCGGGTACCTCAGCGACCCTAAACATGCATGCACCTGCGCCCCCGGCCAGATACAACGATACAGGCGGAAGATGTCAGGCCCGCTTCTTGACAGGATCGACATTCATGTTGAGGTGCCGGCTGTGCCCTACAAGGAACTCTCAACTGATTACGTGGGAGAGACATCAGAGAAGATCAGGGACCGGGTCGTGCAGACGCGCAACCTTCAGCTCGACCGTTTCAAAAGCGACAAGATCTACAGCAATGGCCAGATGAAGACGCGCCACATCAAAAAATACTGCAAGCTCGGCACTGATGCCGTGAACCTTCTTGAAACCGCAATGCAGAAACTGGGCCTTTCTGCACGGGCCTATTCACGGATACTGAAACTGTCGCGTACGATAGCAGACTTAGAGGCGTCAGAAGACATAAAATCTCAGCATATATCTGAGGCAATACAGTACAGGACGCTGGACAGGGGGCAGTACTAA